One genomic window of Gossypium hirsutum isolate 1008001.06 chromosome D11, Gossypium_hirsutum_v2.1, whole genome shotgun sequence includes the following:
- the LOC107961877 gene encoding probable 2-oxoglutarate-dependent dioxygenase AOP1 — translation MSSRTGAKVPVIDFSNQNLKPSSPEWDLLKFQVREALEEYGCFVASFDQLLELRQPVLGALKQLFDLPFQTKQLCVSDKPLRAYHGSQSRLYDSISTDDAHIAENIEQCLTTTLWPQGNINFSKTLASFTQLALGLEKTILRMILESFGLEKYMDELSDSTNNHLRAMKYGRPNTSEPTLGIPPHCDNTILTLLSQLNEVQGLEIQNKNGEWMNLIPLPNSFVVMLGESFSIWLNGRLSSCYHRVLMEGNEARYSIGLFARPRGGYLVKVPKELVDDKNPMLFKPFDLEEFLKTFSPQIVQGRGKSALKAYCSV, via the exons ATGAGCTCAAGAACTGGGGCTAAGGTGCCGGTCATAGATTTCTCAAACCAGAACCTGAAACCGAGCAGCCCTGAATGGGATTTGTTGAAGTTCCAAGTCCGGGAAGCATTGGAGGAGTACGGCTGTTTTGTGGCCTCGTTTGACCAACTCCTGGAGCTTCGGCAGCCAGTTTTAGGGGCCTTGAAACAGCTATTTGACTTGCCTTTCCAAACAAAACAGCTTTGTGTTTCCGACAAACCCCTTCGTGCCTATCATGGGTCTCAATCAAGATTGTATGACAGCATCTCCACTGATGATGCACATATTGCTGAAAACATTGAACAATGCCTCACAACCACTTTGTGGCCTCAAGGAAACATAAACTTCAG TAAAACTCTGGCATCTTTCACTCAGCTAGCATTAGGATTAGAGAAGACAATTTTGAGGATGATTTTGGAGAGTTTTGGCCTTGAGAAATACATGGATGAACTTTCGGACTCAACAAATAATCACCTGAGGGCAATGAAATACGGAAGGCCAAACACCAGCGAGCCGACCCTTGGGATACCTCCGCACTGTGATAATACTATATTGACTCTTTTGTCTCAATTAAATGAGGTTCAAGGATTGGAGATCCAAAACAAAAATGGCGAATGGATGAATTTAATTCCTTTACCCAACTCTTTCGTAGTCATGCTTGGAGAATCCTTCAGC ATATGGTTGAATGGTCGACTGTCTTCTTGTTATCACCGCGTACTGATGGAGGGAAACGAGGCTAGGTATAGCATCGGATTGTTTGCAAGGCCAAGAGGAGGGTACCTAGTAAAGGTTCCGAAAGAGCTTGTTGATGACAAAAATCCGATGCTCTTCAAACCCTTTGACCTGGaagaatttttgaaaactttcTCCCCCCAGATTGTTCAAGGACGTGGTAAATCTGCTCTTAAAGCTTACTGCAGTGTTTAA
- the LOC121223202 gene encoding probable 2-oxoglutarate-dependent dioxygenase AOP1.2: MSSRTGAKVPVIDFSNQNLKPISPEWDLLEFRVREALEEYGCFELCVSDKPFRAYHGSPSRLYESISTDDAHIAENIEQCVTTTLSPQGNISFSKTLASFTQLAPGLEKTILRMI, translated from the exons ATGAGCTCAAGAACTGGGGCTAAGGTGCCGGTCATAGATTTCTCAAACCAGAACCTGAAACCGATCAGCCCTGAATGGGATTTGTTGGAGTTCCGAGTCCGGGAAGCATTGGAGGAGTACGGCTGTTTTGAG CTTTGTGTTTCCGATAAACCCTTTCGTGCCTATCATGGGTCTCCATCAAGATTGTATGAGAGCATCTCCACTGATGATGCACATATTGCTGAAAACATTGAACAATGCGTCACAACCACTTTGTCGCCTCAAGGAAACATAAGCTTCAG TAAAACTCTGGCATCTTTCACTCAACTAGCACCAGGATTAGAGAAGACAATTTTGAGGATGATTTAG